Below is a window of Agathobacter rectalis ATCC 33656 DNA.
CCTTACATAAACCAATACTTTATCCAAGTTTGCCATGTGACAATGATTCTTTATCATATTGGCCCAAAGTAATGAATCTTCCATTAAAAGACAGCTCTTGTAGTTTCCGGATTCCAATACTGACCGTCTTTTAAACATAACACTTACATGATTTAATCCATCACGTTTCCTTTGATAACTTACAATTTCTTTATGGTTTAGAGGCACTTTTCTCTCTGCAGTGATATGCTCCTTGTCAACATCAAACTCTGCAATATAGCCTCCCACAACATCCAAATTTTTATTTTGATTAAAAGCATTCAGCTGTCTCTCAAACCGGTCAGGCACACATATATCATCCGTATCCATTCTGGCCACAAGCTCATTAGAGCAATGCTTTATGCCTTCAGCAAGCGCAAGACCGAGCCCGCTGTTTTTTTCAAGCTTTACCGTAACAAAACTTATTTCCGAAGGCCTGCATTCATACTCACTGATTGCCTCATAAAGCTCATCTGTCAGCCGGCCATCCTCCACCAGCACTATCTCATCCGGTAAAACAGTCTGTGAATATATGCTTTCCATACACTCACTGAAATACTCAGGCTTTTCCTTGTAATAAATTGACAGTAAGACTGAAAATTTGACTTTATTCATAAGTATCATCCTCCCAGACAAGTAAACTAATGTATTACCGCAAGCACAGTCTCTATGCACAGTCTGATATCATTTATCAGTGAAAATCTCTTAAGATACTTAAGATTGTACCTCATCTTGCCCGGCAGCACCTTGTGTATATATGTGTAATCCACATCATCAGAAGTCTCAAGAAGCCTGTCCTCATCCTTGTACCTGATGCTTGCCTCACTGGTGATTCCGGCAGGCATCAGAAGCGTCGCCATCATCGCTGGTGTATATGCCATGACATACTTCTCCACCTCAGGTCTTGTGCCAACAAAGCTCATATCACCACATAGCACATTTATAAGCTGCGGAATCTCATCAAGCCTGTACTTTCTGATGACAGCACCGACTCTTGTGATTCTTGAATCCCCACCGACAGTCACGAGTGAACCCTTTTTGTCAGCATCATTCACCATAGTTCTGAACTTGAATATGCGAAACTTCCTGCCATACTGCGTGATACGCTCCTGTCTGAAAAAAACAGGTCCTCTGCTATCCACCTTTATCCAGACAGCAAGGACCAGTATAACAGGCGAAAGCAGCACAAGAAAAACAGCGGACATAATCACATCAAAAATGCGTTTGAATACCATGCTTGTCCTCTTTCTGCTCAGATGCCTGTAATATTTAAGTGTAAAATCATTTTTCATGAATGTAGGAATCTCTCCCCATGTTCTCCATCTACTCATGTAAAATCTCCAATAAATTATTAATTATATACTCCACATCCTCATCGCTAAGCTTTGTGTTGAGAGGAAGTGTAATTTCATTCTCATACTGATGATAAGCATTTGGAAAATCAGCTATGTCAAAGCCCATATTCTTATATGCTGTCATCATCGGAAGCGGCTTGTAATGCACATTTGTGGCGATACCTCGCTCCGCCATCTGCACTATAAGCGCATTACGCCTATCCACGCCGATGCCCGGTATGCGAAGCAGATACAGATGTCCGCTCGATGTATGCCTGTCTGTAAAATGAGGCACAGTCAAGAGACCAAGCGGCTTAAATGCCTCGTCATAGCGCTCTATAATATCACGGCGCCTCTTGAGAAGTCCCTCATATCTGTCAAGCTGTACCAGACCAATAGCAGCCTGGATATCAGTCATATTGCACTTATACGAAGGAGCCACAATATCATACTCCCAGTTGCCCAGACCATTCTTATGGAATGCATCCTTTGTCTGTCCGTGGAGTGAAAGCAGCATAAACTGCTTGTAGATATACTCATCATCAAAGCCCTCTATAGGTCTCCATGTGAGTGCTCCTCCCTCTGCTGTGGTCAGATTCTTGACCGCATGGAATGAAAAGCTTGTAAAATCAGCTACATTGCCACACATAATCCGCTCACCTGCTCTCATGTAAGAAGCACCAAAAGCATGAGCTGAGTCAGCCGCCACAATCACACGTCCGATTGCCCTCTGCACATCATTTGACGGATGAAAAAGAGCCTTCTTTCTCTCCACAATATCAAAAATCCTGTCATAGTCGCAAGGCACACCTGCAATATCAACCGGCACGATAACCTTTGTCTTTTCTGTAATAGCAGCTTCCAGGGCATCGTAATCCATCTCAAATGAATCAGGTGCTACGTCTATAAACTTAAGTGCTGCACCTACATGCACAGCAGGGCTTGCAGATGCAGTATATGTGTATGCGCTTGTGATGACCTCATCACCTGCACCTATTCCCAGGAATCTGAGTATCAACTCAAGACACGCAGTAGCAGAGCCAAGAGCTACAGCCTTATCCGTGCCGCATAGCTTAGCAATCCTCTTCTCAAACTCCTTGGTTCTTGGACCTGTTGTAATCCAACCGCTTCGCAGTGCATCAGCAACAGCTGACACCTCTGCCTCTGTTATATCAGGTGGTGAAAATGAAATCTGTCTCTTTTCCATAGTTATGTTCCTCGCTTCCGGCATAAAATATGCCAAACATCCGGCTTTTACAGTCTATATTATGCACTTCAAAAGATATTTAGTTTTCCAGGTCAGGATGATATGTCTTTACCACAGAGGCCACTATCTGCTTGATATCCTTTGCTTCTGAGGTGCATGCCTTCTCGAGCATCTCAAGCTGCTTCTCAAAGAGCTCATCATCCATCTCAATAGGCTCACCCACATGAATCAGCTTGTTCGGAGTCTCCTTGAGACCCTCCTCGCTCATCAGCATCTCCTCGTAGAGCTTCTCGCCCGGACGCAGGCCTGTGTATACAATCTGAATATCCACATCCGGCTCCAGTCCTGAAAGCCTGATAAGGTTCCTAGCCATATCATCAATCTTGACCGGCTCGCCCATGTCGAGCACGAAAATCTCGCCTCCGTGAGCATAGAGCCCTGCCTGCAGCACAAGCGCCACAGCCTCCGGAATTGTCATAAAATACCTGATAATACGCTTGTCCGTCACAGTAACAGGACCGCCATCCTCTATCTGCTTCTTAAACAGCGGGATAACACTACCATTGCTGCCAAGCACGTTTCCAAAACGCACAGCGACAAAATCAGTCTCAGTCTGCCTGTTCATCATCTGTATAACCATCTCACACAGACGCTTTGATGCACCCATGATATTGGTTGGATTAACCGCCTTATCCGTAGATATAAGCACGAACTTCTTCACATGGTACTCTGCTGCAATCCTTGAGAGCTTTAATGTGCCAAGCACATTGTTCTTTATTGCCTCATTCGGGCTTTCCTCCATCAGCGGTACATGCTTATGTGCTGCCGCATGATAAATAATCTCCGGATGATATGTCTGGAATACATAGTGCAGCCTGTTAGTATTGCGCACCGAGCCAATCAGCGTCTCCACCCTTACATAAGGATATTTGCGCTTCAGCTCCTGCTGTATATCGTATGCATTATTCTCGTAAATATCAAAAATGATAAGAAGCTTCGGATCCTCCCTGGCTATCTGACGGCAAAGCTCACTACCTATTGAGCCACCGCCACCTGTAACCATGACCACCTTGCCCTGTAAAAATGAATGAATACCGTCATTATCCACAACAACCGGATCTCTGCCCAGCAAATCCTCAATGCTTACCGGACGCAGATTGGAAACCGACACTCTTCCGTCCACCATCTGATAGATTCCCGGAACCACAGACACATCACAGCCGGTATCCTTACAAATATTGAGTATATCCTTCCTGTCCTTACCGGATGTAGAAGGTACAGCATACACAATTTTCGTGATATCATACTTCTCAACCATCTCTGGAATGTCATTTCTGTTGCCGACAATAGGCACGCCATCTATAAAGCGCCCCAGCTTCGCCGGATTGTCATCTATGATGCAGCAGGCCTTTGTGTGCAGATGTGAGCTCATGATAAGCTCCCTGATAAGCATCCTTCCCGCATTTCCGGCTCCTATAATCATGACCTTCTCATCACCGTTTGCGGAGCCTCTCTGCTCAAGCATCTTCTGACCTGTCCTGATAAATCTGTACGCAAAACGGCATGCTGTACAAAGTGCAAAGCTGAGCATCAGTCCGATAATCCAGAAAGCATACGGCATCTTAATCTCATACACCTCATGAATAGTAACGCTCACAACCGCAAGCACCAGAAAGGCACCAATAATATGCATAAACTCGTTGATGCTCGCAAAGCGCCATATACTGTGGTACAGCCTGAAAATATAAAACACAGCCAAAGCAATTGCCACAAAAACAGGCACTATCTTTATATAACCTGCAAGATATAAATCCGGAATATGTGAATACGCGAACTCAAATCTTATCATTAAAGCAAAGAAAAATGACACCGCCATAATACATACATCTATAAATGCCAGCAAAAAAGCTCTCACAACCCACTGTCTGTCATTTCCCATATAAGCATCAGGTTTTTCAGGGCCGTCATATTTTGTTACACCTTTATGATTAGTGTTGTTATCGTTGACTTTACTGCCATCATTAGTGTTACTATTTATGTTAAAATTCTTATTTTTCATATAGGACTTTCTCCTTTTACCCCACACTGCAAAATATTTACAGCTTTTATCGCCCTTATAAATCAACTTCTCATAAAATATATTAAAATATAATTCAAACAAAATATATATTCATTATATCATACCACATTAATTATAGTTCTTATTATTTTATTAAATATTCATATTCTAATGATTCTTAAATACAAACAGCTTGCTTATCACATAATTTAGTACAACAACCACTACCTGTGCCGCCAGCTTCACCCACATACTTGGATACGCTAAAAGTGTTATAAAAACAAAGATAATAGTCTCTTCCATGACAAGCGTAATAAATCTGCCACTAAAAAAAGCAAACATCTGTACAAAAAATGCCGTCTTTGTCGGTGTTGCAACCTTAAACACCCACTTCTTGTTGGTAACATATGAGAAAAGTACCGCAAATACCCACGCCAGTGCATTTGCAATCAGCTCATTGATTCCAAAAAATACATTAAAAATGGCATACGAGCCTATGCTTATTACAAAGGTCATATTCCCAAAAACCGTGTATAAAACAAGCTCCTTAAACTCCTCTTTCCTGTTTCGTATTATAATATTATCCATATTTCCACCTATGTGACAGTACTTATTATCCTGTCGGATTATATACGTGTAAGTTGATAGTAATGTTAATTTGCGATTTTTATATAATAACTGCATAGCCAAAATAAGTCAATATGTGATATGATATCTATATGAAAAAGAAAATAAAAAAAACAAAAAGCATAAAATTAAACTACATATACAATGTAAGCTACCAAATACTTACACTAATCACGCCTCTGATTACAGCCCCGTATCTTTCGCGAGTGCTTAAGGTCGAAGGCATAGGTATATACAGCTATACCGCATCTATCGTTACATATTTTGTCATGTTTGCAGCCCTTGGCACCATCAATTATGGCAACAGGGAAATATCCTACCTACAAAATGATCGTCAAAATCGCTCAATCGTTTTCTGGGAAATAGAGTTTTTAAGTATCGGAAGTGTATTATGCTGTCTGGCAGCATACTCATTTTTTATACTATTTATAAACCATAAATATACAAGCTTATTTCTTGTACAGGCTTTTACTATCATTACTGTTGCAACAGACATATCTTGGTTGCTTCAGGGAATGGAAGAATTCGGTAAAATAGTTAGCAGAAATGTCGTATTTAAGATACTGAATATACTGTTTATTTTTATTTTCGTTAAGAGTCCAAATGACCTTTTAATTTACGTAGGTGGCTTATGTTTGCTCGAACTAGCGTCCAATCTCTCAATATGGTTTTACGTTCCGCAATATATAAATCGACCAAATTTTAAACAATTACATCCTATAAGGCACCTTAAACCAACAATAGCACTATTTATACCAACAATAGCATCTACCATCTATATCAATCTTGATAAAACAATGCTCAATGAAATTACCGGCTCACCTATCGAAAATGGCTACTACGAACAAGCATTCAAAATATATAAGGTTGCCTTATCGGTTGTAACCGCCCTCGGTACTGTCATGCTGCCACGTATAGGAAAATGCTTCAGTGAAGGTAAAACCAACGAAGTAAAAAAACTGCTTTATAAAAGCTATCGTTTTATATGGCTTATAGGATGTCCTATGTGCTGTGGATTAATTGGTGTTTCAAGAAACTTCTGTCCATGGTTCTTCGGTCATGGGTACGATAAAGTCCCTTATATACTTATGATACAATCCGTTCTGCTTATCATAGTAGGATTAAGTAATGTAACCGGTGTTCAATATCTTATCACAACAAAACGTGAATATCTCCTCACGCGATCTGTTTGTATAGGCGCTATAGCAAATTTCATTATGAATTTAATTCTAATACCTAAATTTTATTCATATGGTGCTGCAGTGGCTTCAGTGCTATCAGAATTACTTATAACAATAATGCAATTTTATTTTGTTCGTAATGAAATAGACCTCAAATCTGTATTAAAATCATCACATAAATATATTATTGCCTCTTTAACTATGCTAATATTTCTTTTGCTGGAGGATAATTATCTGCCAATAAACTTTGTAGGCACGGTCATCCTGGTTATTTCCGGATGTGCTGTTTATTTACTTATGCTCATTGTATTAAAAGATGAAATGTTAAAAGAACTTATTCCTTAATACATTGAACAATATCTTTTACTGAGTCCAAATACTCTTCTTCATTATAAAAATAATTTGTCATGCATTCTCCCGAATCATGTAATCTGATAAAATTGGAGAATGCATTACAAAAAGCTTCTGACCCCGCTTTACTAAGATGTTCATAATTATTTAAATACTCAGGACATATCTGAAATATTTGCGGTTTAATAAGATTAAAATCATAATATGAAAAACCATACTTGGTGCATATCTCCTCAATTCTTGAGTTTATAGCAAAATATTCATCTGCCCCATACATTGAAATATCATACGGAGCCTTAGGTGTATTAACGATAATAAATTCAACCTCATTATCCTTACATAACCTGCATATTTTCTCCAATTTACAGTAAGCAGTTTCAGAAATAATGCAATTATAATTAGCTTTTGTATTATCTGTAATTGCATTTTTATAATCAAATCCACCTGTTAGTATAGGTGCATAGCCTTTTCCTATATATGAGGCATACCATTCTGTAGTCTTCATATTTTCAGTTGCATCATTATTATGTTTTTTTAATTTAATATTATTTTCAATAGCCGTTTTAGTCCATTCAATACTGTTTGAAATCCATGGAAATAAGTAATTAATAGATGACTCTGTATTAATATTCTCTTTATCCGTAATAAAATCCCAATCCATTTTTACCTTTTGTTTCCAACTACATCCATATTTCATTGCATGTGCAAATGTTATTCTCGCATTATCGTTCTGTGTATCTTCCATTGTCGGAATACCATAAGCTAAAACAGCTCTTTTTATTTTTTTTTCTTTTATTGCATTTTGAAGAGCAACATATGATTGATCCAGAGGCTGCGCCGGAGTCCCCATATTGAAAGATTTCCACCCCAGTTTTTCATCTATAATATATGGATTGAATGTAACCTGAGAAAATGAAGAACCAAGATAAACAGTGTCAATCGTTTTTTCATTTCTAAAGTCTTTCCACATGACCTCACTGGCCCCATTTGCATTGACCAAAATATAATTCAAAATAGTGTTTAACGCCAAAAAAATTGCAATAAACATAACAGGTATAATTTTTTTAATAATTTGCATACATAAATCCTCCAGCACCTATAG
It encodes the following:
- a CDS encoding flippase, translating into MKKKIKKTKSIKLNYIYNVSYQILTLITPLITAPYLSRVLKVEGIGIYSYTASIVTYFVMFAALGTINYGNREISYLQNDRQNRSIVFWEIEFLSIGSVLCCLAAYSFFILFINHKYTSLFLVQAFTIITVATDISWLLQGMEEFGKIVSRNVVFKILNILFIFIFVKSPNDLLIYVGGLCLLELASNLSIWFYVPQYINRPNFKQLHPIRHLKPTIALFIPTIASTIYINLDKTMLNEITGSPIENGYYEQAFKIYKVALSVVTALGTVMLPRIGKCFSEGKTNEVKKLLYKSYRFIWLIGCPMCCGLIGVSRNFCPWFFGHGYDKVPYILMIQSVLLIIVGLSNVTGVQYLITTKREYLLTRSVCIGAIANFIMNLILIPKFYSYGAAVASVLSELLITIMQFYFVRNEIDLKSVLKSSHKYIIASLTMLIFLLLEDNYLPINFVGTVILVISGCAVYLLMLIVLKDEMLKELIP
- a CDS encoding GtrA family protein, which translates into the protein MDNIIIRNRKEEFKELVLYTVFGNMTFVISIGSYAIFNVFFGINELIANALAWVFAVLFSYVTNKKWVFKVATPTKTAFFVQMFAFFSGRFITLVMEETIIFVFITLLAYPSMWVKLAAQVVVVVLNYVISKLFVFKNH
- a CDS encoding glycosyltransferase; translation: MNKVKFSVLLSIYYKEKPEYFSECMESIYSQTVLPDEIVLVEDGRLTDELYEAISEYECRPSEISFVTVKLEKNSGLGLALAEGIKHCSNELVARMDTDDICVPDRFERQLNAFNQNKNLDVVGGYIAEFDVDKEHITAERKVPLNHKEIVSYQRKRDGLNHVSVMFKRRSVLESGNYKSCLLMEDSLLWANMIKNHCHMANLDKVLVYVRTGEDMLKRRGGFDYFLKYREGRKTILRTGTISKSDYFITVAAQFVVCMMPLWMRSLVFKKILRN
- a CDS encoding sugar transferase; this translates as MSRWRTWGEIPTFMKNDFTLKYYRHLSRKRTSMVFKRIFDVIMSAVFLVLLSPVILVLAVWIKVDSRGPVFFRQERITQYGRKFRIFKFRTMVNDADKKGSLVTVGGDSRITRVGAVIRKYRLDEIPQLINVLCGDMSFVGTRPEVEKYVMAYTPAMMATLLMPAGITSEASIRYKDEDRLLETSDDVDYTYIHKVLPGKMRYNLKYLKRFSLINDIRLCIETVLAVIH
- a CDS encoding polysaccharide biosynthesis protein is translated as MGNDRQWVVRAFLLAFIDVCIMAVSFFFALMIRFEFAYSHIPDLYLAGYIKIVPVFVAIALAVFYIFRLYHSIWRFASINEFMHIIGAFLVLAVVSVTIHEVYEIKMPYAFWIIGLMLSFALCTACRFAYRFIRTGQKMLEQRGSANGDEKVMIIGAGNAGRMLIRELIMSSHLHTKACCIIDDNPAKLGRFIDGVPIVGNRNDIPEMVEKYDITKIVYAVPSTSGKDRKDILNICKDTGCDVSVVPGIYQMVDGRVSVSNLRPVSIEDLLGRDPVVVDNDGIHSFLQGKVVMVTGGGGSIGSELCRQIAREDPKLLIIFDIYENNAYDIQQELKRKYPYVRVETLIGSVRNTNRLHYVFQTYHPEIIYHAAAHKHVPLMEESPNEAIKNNVLGTLKLSRIAAEYHVKKFVLISTDKAVNPTNIMGASKRLCEMVIQMMNRQTETDFVAVRFGNVLGSNGSVIPLFKKQIEDGGPVTVTDKRIIRYFMTIPEAVALVLQAGLYAHGGEIFVLDMGEPVKIDDMARNLIRLSGLEPDVDIQIVYTGLRPGEKLYEEMLMSEEGLKETPNKLIHVGEPIEMDDELFEKQLEMLEKACTSEAKDIKQIVASVVKTYHPDLEN
- a CDS encoding DegT/DnrJ/EryC1/StrS family aminotransferase, with product MEKRQISFSPPDITEAEVSAVADALRSGWITTGPRTKEFEKRIAKLCGTDKAVALGSATACLELILRFLGIGAGDEVITSAYTYTASASPAVHVGAALKFIDVAPDSFEMDYDALEAAITEKTKVIVPVDIAGVPCDYDRIFDIVERKKALFHPSNDVQRAIGRVIVAADSAHAFGASYMRAGERIMCGNVADFTSFSFHAVKNLTTAEGGALTWRPIEGFDDEYIYKQFMLLSLHGQTKDAFHKNGLGNWEYDIVAPSYKCNMTDIQAAIGLVQLDRYEGLLKRRRDIIERYDEAFKPLGLLTVPHFTDRHTSSGHLYLLRIPGIGVDRRNALIVQMAERGIATNVHYKPLPMMTAYKNMGFDIADFPNAYHQYENEITLPLNTKLSDEDVEYIINNLLEILHE